A single Arthrobacter sp. ERGS1:01 DNA region contains:
- a CDS encoding TetR/AcrR family transcriptional regulator, whose product MNQSAAIAAPARRRAGRPPRALISSAQITKAALRLVAKDGYKALTMSGVAKELNVAPSALYNHVSSKQDVLVLVEDALMGRVDVSAFTDKPWEEAVRLWAHSYRDAFSAHLPLIPVIALLPVTNAPQTIKMYDAVTAGFLRAGWPSERIVDAIVALESFIYGSAYDVNAPADIFATGELSAQAPSFSAAVAARAAHRGGTSDADAAFALGLGALVSGLAASL is encoded by the coding sequence GTGAACCAGAGCGCAGCGATCGCGGCACCCGCACGACGACGGGCCGGCCGGCCCCCGCGCGCCCTGATCAGTTCCGCCCAAATCACCAAGGCCGCGCTGCGGCTCGTGGCCAAGGACGGCTACAAGGCGCTGACCATGTCCGGCGTGGCAAAAGAGCTGAACGTAGCGCCGTCGGCCCTGTACAACCACGTTAGTTCCAAGCAGGACGTGCTGGTCCTGGTGGAGGATGCGCTGATGGGGCGCGTGGACGTCTCCGCCTTCACGGACAAGCCCTGGGAGGAGGCCGTGCGGCTCTGGGCACACTCCTATCGCGACGCGTTTTCCGCCCACCTGCCGCTCATTCCGGTCATCGCGCTGCTGCCCGTGACGAACGCTCCGCAAACCATCAAGATGTACGACGCCGTCACGGCCGGCTTCCTGAGGGCCGGCTGGCCCAGCGAGCGGATCGTGGATGCCATCGTGGCCCTGGAATCCTTCATCTACGGCTCCGCCTACGACGTCAACGCCCCGGCCGACATCTTTGCCACCGGCGAGCTGTCGGCGCAGGCACCGTCCTTCAGCGCAGCCGTCGCCGCCCGCGCCGCCCACCGCGGCGGGACCAGCGACGCCGACGCCGCCTTCGCGCTGGGCCTGGGCGCCCTGGTGTCAGGGCTCGCCGCGTCGCTTTAG
- a CDS encoding flavin monoamine oxidase family protein yields MQNLERDVVIIGAGPSGMTAAHELTKAGLTVAVVEARDRVGGRTWSNTIDGAWLEIGGQWVSPDQTALIGLLDELGLDTYPRYRDGDSVYIAPDGTRTRYTGEMFPVTAETEAEMNKLIDTLDLLAAAMDPERPWDHPAARELDTISFHHWLRSQSPNEEACNNIGLFIAGGMLTKPAHAFSALQAVFMASSAGSFSNLVDDNFILDKRVVGGMQGVSLALAAKLGENVILNSPARTVRWEEIDGDYRVTVTSDNATVTAKRVVMAVPPNLYSRVSFDPPLPRRQHQMHQHQSLGLVIKVHAVYETPFWRADGLSGTGFSASSLVQEVYDNTNHEDPRGTLVAFISDEKADYAFSLSPEQRQKEVTTALADFLGDAAAEPVVYYESDWGSEEWTRGAYAASYDLGGLHRYGPDQLTPVGPIHWSCSDLAAEGYQHVDGAVRMGQFTAAKLIADLK; encoded by the coding sequence ATGCAGAATCTTGAGCGCGACGTCGTCATCATCGGTGCCGGCCCGTCCGGCATGACGGCAGCACACGAACTCACCAAGGCCGGCCTGACCGTGGCCGTCGTCGAGGCGCGTGACCGCGTGGGCGGCCGCACCTGGTCCAACACGATCGACGGCGCCTGGCTGGAAATCGGCGGCCAGTGGGTCTCCCCGGACCAGACGGCGCTGATCGGCCTGCTGGACGAACTCGGCCTGGACACCTACCCCCGCTACCGCGACGGCGACAGCGTCTACATTGCCCCGGACGGCACGCGCACCCGCTACACGGGTGAGATGTTCCCGGTCACCGCCGAAACCGAGGCCGAGATGAACAAGCTCATCGACACCCTCGACCTCCTGGCCGCCGCAATGGATCCGGAAAGACCGTGGGACCACCCGGCCGCCCGCGAACTGGACACCATCTCCTTCCACCACTGGCTGCGCAGCCAGTCCCCGAATGAGGAGGCCTGCAACAACATCGGCCTGTTCATCGCCGGCGGCATGCTCACCAAGCCCGCGCACGCCTTCTCCGCACTCCAGGCCGTCTTCATGGCCTCCTCCGCCGGCTCCTTCTCCAACCTGGTGGACGACAACTTCATCCTCGACAAGCGCGTGGTGGGCGGCATGCAGGGCGTTTCCCTGGCCCTGGCCGCGAAGCTCGGCGAGAACGTCATCCTCAACTCCCCGGCCCGCACCGTGCGGTGGGAAGAGATCGACGGCGACTACCGCGTCACCGTGACCAGCGACAACGCGACCGTCACCGCCAAGCGCGTGGTCATGGCCGTCCCGCCGAACCTGTACAGCCGCGTCTCCTTCGACCCGCCGCTGCCCCGCCGCCAGCACCAGATGCACCAGCACCAGTCGCTGGGCCTGGTCATCAAGGTCCACGCCGTGTACGAGACCCCGTTCTGGCGTGCCGACGGCCTCTCCGGCACCGGCTTCTCCGCCTCCTCGCTGGTCCAGGAGGTCTACGACAACACCAACCACGAGGACCCCCGCGGCACCCTGGTCGCGTTCATCTCCGACGAAAAGGCCGACTACGCCTTTTCGCTCTCGCCCGAGCAGCGCCAGAAGGAAGTCACGACGGCGCTCGCCGACTTCCTGGGCGACGCCGCGGCCGAGCCCGTGGTCTACTACGAGTCCGACTGGGGCTCCGAGGAATGGACCCGCGGCGCCTACGCCGCCAGCTACGACCTGGGCGGCCTGCACCGCTACGGACCCGACCAGCTCACCCCCGTCGGCCCCATCCACTGGTCCTGCTCCGACCTGGCCGCCGAGGGCTACCAGCACGTCGACGGCGCGGTCCGCATGGGCCAGTTCACCGCTGCGAAGCTGATCGCCGACCTCAAGTAG
- a CDS encoding universal stress protein, which yields MRYVVGYTANARGGDAVNLAVALARRQGASLDLVMVLPEDSPYNGVYPPEAGFESILAKQVSEWLDEGLGLIPSDVAARAHIRRGESEAEALIAAAVELGAVLLVIGASSIGLFKRFSIGSVASALLHASTVPVVLAPSGYSRTEPITRLTCALGTRAGAEDVLRTGIAMAKRRSLPLRLVSLVALGAGESDAGIEEATAHLRGVAEASRGVDVSALDKLDIDVVVGHGRTIEDAVDRLDWQDGELLLIGSSRLAHNNSIFLGATANRILRALPVPMIVVPRNYEPLPEELFHTTQVPVIDDAGPAKGTK from the coding sequence TTGCGTTATGTAGTCGGATACACGGCCAATGCCCGGGGCGGCGACGCCGTTAACTTGGCCGTGGCGCTGGCCCGCAGGCAGGGTGCCTCCCTGGACCTGGTGATGGTGCTTCCCGAGGATTCGCCCTACAACGGCGTCTACCCGCCCGAGGCCGGCTTTGAGAGCATCCTCGCCAAGCAGGTTTCCGAGTGGCTCGACGAAGGCCTGGGCTTGATCCCGTCGGATGTGGCCGCCCGGGCACACATTCGCCGCGGGGAATCCGAGGCGGAGGCGCTCATCGCGGCCGCCGTCGAACTTGGTGCGGTACTGCTGGTGATCGGGGCCAGCAGCATCGGCCTGTTCAAGCGGTTCTCGATCGGTTCCGTGGCCAGCGCCCTGCTGCACGCGTCAACCGTGCCGGTGGTCCTGGCCCCGTCCGGCTACAGCCGCACCGAACCCATCACCCGGCTGACGTGCGCCCTGGGGACCCGGGCCGGCGCCGAGGACGTGCTGCGCACGGGGATTGCGATGGCCAAGCGCCGGTCCCTGCCGCTGCGCCTGGTCTCGCTCGTGGCCCTGGGTGCCGGCGAATCCGACGCCGGCATCGAGGAGGCCACCGCCCACCTGCGCGGCGTGGCCGAGGCCAGCCGGGGCGTGGACGTGAGCGCCCTCGACAAGCTCGACATCGACGTCGTGGTCGGCCACGGGCGCACCATCGAGGACGCCGTGGACCGCCTGGACTGGCAGGACGGGGAGCTGTTGCTCATTGGCTCCAGCCGCCTGGCCCACAACAATTCGATCTTCCTCGGCGCCACGGCCAACCGGATCCTGCGTGCCCTGCCGGTGCCCATGATCGTGGTGCCGCGCAACTACGAGCCGCTGCCGGAAGAACTTTTCCACACAACCCAGGTCCCCGTCATCGACGACGCGGGACCCGCAAAGGGGACAAAATGA